GTCCTTCTTCAGGATCACAGCCCAAAGCCGATGCCTATGAAGACTATGTAAGTTTCCACTCCCCCCTGGATTCTACTTTTCACATGGATTGCCTTTTAGTGAATGGTAGTGATGTCTTGCTTGATGTAGTGTGGGTTCTTTGATAGCAGTGGTCGTGACTCACCTGACATTGTCTATAATAACTATGTCTATATAACTAtaaatttgttttctttctagCCTCCATATGAAGAACAATACGCAGAGCCTGCCTACGAAGGATATGACAGTTACTATAATCAGCAAGCTGCACCTGCGTAAGTTTAAACTATATTGAATGACTATCTGCCCAGTTAATCTTTACTACATGTGAAGTGCTGTATTAACACTTCTTTCCTGCCCACAGGGACACTGAATATTACGACTACGGACACGGAGAGGCCCAGGAAGCAGCATATGAGCCTTATGGTAAGAAAAATTTGTTGTCCATTTTTGTCTTACTGCATagcacacacattcactgatGATTGGACCCCCTGTCTACCTCCCTCAGAATATTAACCAGTGTCCTGTTCCTGtgtctttcctctctgtccttgtAGCTCAAGATGATTGGGACAACTCATGGTCTAACTCTGGGGCAGGAGGCAAAGCCCCAGCAGCCAGGCAATCAAAAGGAGCCTATAGAGAGCATCCTTATGGAAGATACTGAACGGCCACTGGTAGAGAGTTGCTTTGGCAACTGTCTCCGATTGTAACTCGCTGaacttttcaaaagtaatttcCCCTCTCGTTTGTtcccttttttttattgtttgttttatttttgttttttaaactcagTAGAGACATTTTGTTGGATGTATCTTTAGAGTGACAGGGAAGAAACATGGAGAAGGTTTTTCATTGTTTACCTGTTTCCatttaatgtttgtttcatttgcGTAGTTGGCAGGTCCTagtgacaaaaacataaagGATCAAGAGTAACATTTTAGTGATATTTGATGGTTACTATTTAAGTTAATTTTCCATGAACAAAATGTGACTGTGGCGATAAATTTCCCATGTAGGCTGCATTTTAAAAGTCCTTCATGACTGGACAAAAATTATTCATAATGCCTCAATGTGACCTCACTATAACTAGAATAGATTTAGTCACCAACTCAAATACAGCcgttttgattaaaaaaacaaaagtcttaTCATTTACTTCTTTATACCACAATTCAAATCTAGTGTTGTGTGAAGTTGTAGAATCTCCTAAAAACTTTTGAAGTCAATTTGACAAAGACAAATGCTTCTATTCTGCCACACTTTACAATTGGTATTTACAATCTGTCGGACTATTACTTGGAAAATCGACTCTGATGATCGACTAATTCTTGTAAAGCTTGAAGGATTAACAGTCCTTACTGTGTGTGAGGAAAGCTGCAGCCAACTCAATATTTTGTACATAACCTTAGGACAACTGTGTATGCTTTAAGCCGTACCGTCTCCAAAATGCATAATGCTTGTGTACCTTTGGCTAAATAGGATACTAAATATAtcccaaaatgtttttctgcaGTGCGTGTTTCAATAAAGTTTCTAGTTTCTTTTTAATCAATCTAAACATGGTATTTTGCCTTTGTTGTACCAAAGGAATGCCTTCAGTTTGTGAAAGTGGTCCTCAGTGGTTCTCAACAACGCTGAATAAGCTGTATGTATACACGTCAGCCTGacgacaaaaaacaaaagcagtgtTTGGACAATGAGCTGATCCTCTTCGTCTGTTTTTCAAAACCTACCTAAATGACACTTGTTATGTCACcttcaaaaaaaataaagctcaTCATTCCTTGAGGTAATGTGCTGCCAaatacatgtttgatttgagaATGATATAGTGCTTGAACATGTATTGTCATTAACCTTTAGTTAGTGTATCTATTCAAGCTCTCAAGAGAGCAATGTATCTTCAGCCACTTGAAATAACTGAATTTCAACAGTTTCAAATCAAGCTTGCAGGGATCTTACTTGACTTTGATGCAAAGTCATGCTGGCTGGtttttataaaagaaaaaaatcgcAGAGGAGAGGATTCTAAAAGCCTAAAGATCGCCACAAGAAGGTAAAACTAACCCCAACACTCATTTGttagatttttgttttcttttctgtgcaAAACATCAAGTAATGCAAGTCATCCAAAACATATCAAAAACATTGAAGTACAAAATTATGCTATCTGTAGTTATTTCCGAGCAAAATAAGCCGTACAAAACAATCAGAAATGGTTGTGATGCAACTCTTGCTCAAATAAAACCAATACTGGTCCATTCATTTCACTCAATACTTACCAATTTCCATCTTGATAATTTTCTGTAGAATGTAGATTAATGAAAATTAGTAGTTGCACTCAAAGAGGTAAAACACCCCATTGGTGGACAAAAACCCTTCAGCTTGAGTTGCATGATATTTTTGTAGTATAAAGTTAGTCTTGCATGTGTGTTATCCACTGTGCATGTAAGCACTGGTGTGTCCGAGATCTCACTTGTGTTTCTCTTCTTAGGTTGTCAGAACTGTGTAGGTGCTGTTGGCACATTGAACTCCAGCTTACCAGACTTTTATGGTCAGTTTTAAAAGATGATGCAGACAAGTGTTAGCCTTGACTGTAGCTGTGTAGATGATTAAAatcttctctttgtctttaacaggTCCTTTGAAAGTCCCTGGAAAGAGCAGAGGCCTTGCAGTGTCTCTGAGACTCATTGCTTCTTTGTTCCCTCAAGGGATTTGTCCGGTTTTAAATGTAGGGGGAGCGTTCTCTATTGCTGCTGAGAAGATGCTcgctcctttaaaaaaaaaaaaaaaaacaatttttaagGAGATGTGCTGAGTGATCATTGATTCTGTGGAATTTTATcctttttattgaattttagggtttacagtattttttacacaatttttactgcctttttatgaaacagaaaaagaaaataaagtcttttttaacaaatttaaaTTGTGTTCTGTCTTAACATGTGGTCTGATCACCAAAAGAGCACTGTCCATATTAGCCAGAAGGCTGTCAGTGTGTTAAAGGCTGCATTAAGGTTTCAGTGAGTAAAGGTTAAATTTAAATATGCAGTCTTGCTGTTGAGCCTTGTTTTACATTATACATATGCATAGATTTTAATCTCAGTTTACTATGGTTTGATATGAGATTTGCTTGACCAAAGAAGTACTGTAGACCTATTTTTGGCTGCTATTTAAAGAGCCAGAACAAACAGGCTGACAGTTACTGCAAAATCCAATTATCAGATCCACACAGATTAACTGCAATGAAAAAGTGAGTTGTTTAATTACACAAACTTCCTCCTTACCAGATTTGGTAACAGGTGTTAATGCCCAGTTCAGAATTTTGGGGACACTCCCTGAGCCTGTGGTGGAGTTAGGATTTAAAGAGTGGGTATAGTGCTGTGATGTAAGCAGGGTCAAGAGAAGCAACCTGGAGCCTTCAGTGGGATGTAAAAAGCACCAGGCAGAGGAAAAAGTGTAGATACTCCAAATAATAACCTTACATTCCTAAtctgtgtcagaaaaaaatgtatttccatGTTTAAACGTGGCTCAAAACTAATTAAAATATTAGAGTCCATATACATGTCTTACAAGTTTATACATTTAATGTTCACTATTCCTCACTTCTGTTAAAGGCTATGTTGTGTAGGAGCTCAATAATCAGGGCGCCCAGTGTAGTATATGATATTGTAGATTCtgtgtattatttatttcaccTCACTAAATCATTCCTTTGAACCATCTCTGAACTTCTTGTTTTGTCACTATTTGTTGGTAAGAAATGACAAAGTGTTGTCTGCTTTTGTGCAGGAGGTTTTTAGAAGTTCAGTtggttttttaaataaatagtaatattgatacattttcaaacatttgtATGACTACACCGGACTGATGAGCTTTTGCCGATGGATTATTAggactcaactcaactcaaactcaacttttttttaatcacactgCAACATTTCTAACTGTTGTAACTTTCTAACATTATAAGACACTGAGAGACAGGCATTTTTAAGCAAATTCAACTCAAGCCAATTTAATAATATAGCAACAGATCACAAAAATTATCTCTGAACACTAATCAAAAAACCAACTAATTTCCACAATTCCCACCACGAGCAAGCACTGTGGCAAGGAAAAACTGCCTTTTAACAGGCAGAAACCTCGAGCAGAACCAGGCTCTGTGGTGGGTGGCCGTCTGCCTCGACGGGTTGGTTTAAAGAGAggggagaagaagaagtgggggagggggaggggggctCGATCAGCTCCTGATGTATCTGGGAGTCGATGAGGTCCCACGGGGCCTGAAGAAGACCACATAGCAAGACCTTACACAGCGTATGGAAATACCTgtaagaagaagaggaagatgtaAACAGACAGATGGCTTTAGTTTATCAACCCAGGCTACTATTACACAGCATTGTTACATGTTATCTGAATGGTTGTATTTACAAGTGGATCTCTGGTCTCTGCTGTTCCACTGAGGTCTTCACATGGCAAAAGGATTGGAGTCTGTGGTGCAGGTTGCTGCAGGAGGGTGGAGATGgagctacagttgttgcaagaatctgcaggtggaggcatCAGTGAAGGACTCTGGTTTAGTCTGTTGGAGATAGTTTGACAACAGCCAtctgccagaatctgcaggtggaggcagagGCGCAGGTTGCTGGCAGAAGCTGTAATAGGTGGAGGTTTGGCCGCAGCAGTCtaccagaatctgcaggtggaggcggtGACTGCAGGTTGCTGGCACAGGCTGTAGATGGTGTTTTGGCCAGTTTAAACTTGAGAATGGCTGTAACTCTCTTTTGGTACAGGGTGGAGCAGCCAGGACACTTTAGAGGTGGTTGATGGAGGTTTGGCCGCAGCTctctgccagaatctgcaggtggaggcagcaacaacaggttgctggcagaggctgtaaTAGGTGGAGGTTTGGCCATAGCAgtctgccagaatctgcaggtggaggcagtgACTGCAtgttgctggcagaggctgtaggTGGAGGTTTGGCCAGTTTAAACTTGAGCGTAGCTGTAACGGTCTTTTGGTATAGGGTGGAGCAGGACAGTTTAGAGGCGGTGTGGCCACGGCAgtctgccagaatctgcaggtggaggtgcaGGTTGTTGGCAGAGGCTGTGGATGGCAGAACTTGAATCTGACTGTGGCTGTTAGAGGCTATGAATGTAAGGTGGAGCAGGAAACTTCAGAGGCTGCTGGTGGAGATGTTTGTCCAACGTCTGTAGGTGGAGCATGTGGTAGCAATTGGCTGGTAAAACCTGTAGGCAGAGGATGGAGGCAGTAAATGGCTATGTGACAGAAGTGGAGAGGAGTTTGTCATCTTGCAGAACACAGCTGCAACACTTAACCTAACTTAAACTACAAAACTTAACCTTAAACTACAAAACTTAAACTACAAACTATTTACATAACTGAGCTGACACGAGTAATATTCAGTGCTTAGCTCGTTTCTGTGGCGGTCTGCGGGGCTTTGGTTCACCTGACGCCATACAGGGGAGGATGGTCTTCAACCCCGTCTGACGCGCCAACACGAACCAGTCCGTCCTCACTGACTGATTCGGTGAGTGTTGGACGCTCCAGGCGCTCCCACAGCCTCTGCTTGATGCGCCTCCCCAGTGCCAGACTGTAAGGACGCAGGCGGCCATCCGGGTCCCTGTGAGGAGCAGAAGAAACAGAAATCATAAAGAAACGTGATTAAAAAACTTCACTGGCAGATTGATGATTTTGGCTGAAACATACCTCAGCATGTCATCCACAACTTCATGGTAGATGCACTGGTATTCCTCCACAGTGCTGTTGTGGATCAGCAGGGGGCCATCGTCAGGCAGCGGAGCAGTGGAGGGCTGGGAGCTGGGGGCCACACTGGAGCATGATGAGATGGTCGCAGAAGGCCTAGGGACCAAATTCAAAACAGAAGCCATGTTAGCAGCTGAGGTGGAGGGCTCAGGAGTGGCAACAGATGTGACCACCTCTGGAGCTTCCAAAGGTTCGGAAGGACGAGCCACGGAGGTGCGCTTCCTCTTCTGGGGATGCTTTCCAGCAGGACCAGCAGAGTGCTGGTGATGTGGCCCTGAAGTTGGCACCTGGGGAAGGTCAGCAACACATGAGAGGATGTCAGGCTCCAGTCAGGTTCTTATTTAACAACATGCTGTTATAATCTCACAAGAGACAAAGACATCAGATGCAGTGCAGAGGACTATTTTGTCAACTTTGATGGGAACTGAACAGGAAAGTTACTGTGATGTAAATGAGCCCAATAAGCAAGAGAGCTGTACTGACAATGTTCAGTATTCACAATGTAGTCTGACGTGTTTTAAATACTCTATAAGCTGTCTAATTACATCTAAAACAGTTTGTGACATAAACATTTTTTCTATccaaaatataaaagtgaaatgtcTGACCTGGTCGTCCCTGCAGTGTGGGCACTGTCTGTGGGCTGCAGGCCTCCTGGCTCTCTGTGACCTGTGTGCAGAAGGCTGCAATACACAGTCATGTTAGTATGAGACTTCACAAGTACAGTAAATGCAACAAACAGCACTTAATGATGAGACTTTCATGTCCCATTTTCAAATTCAGCTTTCCTGGAGAAAATGACATTACTCTTCATGGGCCAATTACTCCTTCCAACAAACTGAGTTTTTGTTCCTTAAATTACCACAAATTACTACGTTCACATATCTGCTGGGAATCACACAGTAAATTCATGTACTTCAGAGTTGGACTCATGGCTACACTTAAACTCACAATATTACTTTGTACCCCAGCTGGAAGCTGGCTGATATACATTTGTGATATAAATTATTTTATGAGACACAAAAGTTGATTCAATTATTTTTCAGTGAGGcggccattttgaatgtttttgtttatttttaaatgaacagaTGAATTGATCTGGTACAGTCTTCCCTGAGGTTAATAAATAgtattttaatataaatattccCACTCTAATATATGCTGTGTACCATGTGATCTACAGGGTGGGGAGGAGTGTATGAAAGCAAATAAGAGAAATAAGTATTTTGATTTTAACAGCCACTACTTGAATCTCAAAAAAtaagctgttgaaatgttacagATCCTCTGTAAACTATCTGTAGGTGGACTATCCAGATAAAGTCTTACTAATATAGTACtttgaaaaccatgtatctatttttttttgttctgagtTCACCTCTTTGatattaaaatgtcaaattttgAGAGTTTCAATTCAAAAGCCTGTTAACAATGTATGTGTGAACTCTGAGGGCTTTCAAAGCCTCGAcggtaaaacacagaaaaacagtcaGTGTTCGAATCTTACAGTCTCCATGATGGAAGTTGGTTGAGTCACTGTCCTGAGAGTTAAGGCCTTGTCAGGATGCAACAAGTCCTCAGCAGAAGCATCAAGTTGGATGAAATCGTTGAGTGAGAGGTGAGAGAAAACTTTTCTGACCACTGTCGGGTTCGTTTGTGTTAAAATGATGATCTTGTGTCTAAATGATGCACCTGGAGGCAAACCACACTTTTAGGCCCAAACGCACTATAAGCGTCTGACGCACGCGTTTTGAAGTACACTCATTGTTTAAAATGGCCAAACATGCACTAAAAGCGTTTTGACGCGTCTAATTGCCTTGACGCCTCAACTCCGACCTCGTCTCGATTTCTGGAGCGTCAAATGAGGACCCAGCGACCAGAGCTGTTctttctgcagctgcagcacctgTTTGGAGAGagctaaaatgaataaaaaggtAAGGATTTTTAATTGTATGCTATTTCatgattaatgagctcatttgcgtcagtttccgctccagagaaaaagaaagaaaagagctaAAACTCCCAAATAAACAgatttaattcttcagttggcataagataataataataaaagtaaaagggttatcattttatctttatccctttcacttcatcaaggtaTGATACTCTAGATGAGCGCAGACGGGCTGCAGCCTCATCCATGTCTTTAACAGGAGTTGTTTTTGACTCGTCAGAACTtgccatttcattcacaaataaacatccaaaaacatcatcaaaaggtttagaaacagttttccttctttctgacttcATTCGCACGGACCGTGTGTCACCGCTCTCAATTGTTTGGCCACGTTGGACAAAaagtagccaaataaaaaatcagagtctatcaagaaaacaatcagcggtGAAATTCGTTTCAAGACACTTCAGGGAAACTAGtaatccttcaaaaaagtttgatttgagagcacataCCTCCTCCAGAGTGTTTGTTTATGCGCTCTGCCACGCAATGTATCCACATAAAAAATCAGtctatcaagaaaaaaaaaaaaagcaacaatagatgtaaaaacacacagaggcagtacatctgtgatcagttcccttagttaattttaacaattttttgaatcttctccaatttctcgttttattttatggaattGATAAAtataagtgcacttgtcctagaaCCGCCACGACGGTCTGACAGACCGTttgggtttttataatgcaaatacctctgtttagataaaacctacaagcttctcttcctatgacttgtcttaaaaatgtgtcttgtacgttttctgaagcctataagttacaaaaattaaacacactagacttctgagcatttataccatTTATACCGCATTGACATGAGACACTGGACAGGTTGTCAGTCAtattctatagtctgtaatattttttttattttatcataaattcacggaaattactcaaaaactgcattttttgtgTGCTTCGGAGCACAtgggcagcataaacaatgaagttacatattACGGTCTGGCGGAAGGTTGCGGCGCTTGGAGGGGCACTGTAATCCAGGGCAGTCCGAGTGTTAAactaagtaaaaaataaaagctaacaaaataaaGAGTGCCTGGTACATTCAGGCTTTGTAGAACAGTTTTGACCAGTTAGAAAATGAGGCTGCACTACAATGTATAAATCACTCCTTCTTGTGGCGGCCAGCGCTTTCACTGTCCTCGCGGCTGCAGCTTGCGCTGTCCTCATCTACTTCATCCCCACTGCTGTACACAATTGAAAAAGTACAACACCCATACTGTAGGTTCCTGACGGAGGCTGGAGATGGAGAAGCTGAGCGGATCTGCCAGACCTGCAGGCAAGGGCTGCgggttgctggcagaggcttTCAGCTGGAGCGGCCGAGCTGCAGGTTCCTGACGGAGGCTGGAGATGGAGAAGCTGAGCGGATCTGCCAGACCTGCAGGCAAGGGCTGCgggttgctggcagaggcttTCAGCTGGAGCGGCCGAGCGGCGTCTGCCACAGTCGTTAACAGCTCCTGGTTGACCTGGAAGTCTGTCAAGTCCAACAGggcctgagaaaaaaaacaaagagagttTCCACATTAGACATTATTCTGAGATGTACTATAAGACAGAAAAATAGGATCCCTGTTTTCACTCCACAAGTGACAGGTGGAGGCAGTAGCTGCAGGCTGCTGTCAGAGGCTCCAGTTGAATGTTTGGCTGCAGGTGTCTGCAGGGGGGAGGTGGCAGCTGCAGGTTCCTGACGGAGTCTGATGATGGAGAAGCTGAGCGGATCTGCCAGACCTGCAGGCAAGGGCTGCGGGTCGCTGACAGAGGCTTTCAGCTGGAGCGGCCGAGCTGCAGGTTCCTGACGGAGGCTGGAGATGGAGAAGCTGAGCGGATCTGCCAGACCTGCAGGCAAGGGCTGCGGGTCGCTGGCAGAGGCTTTCAGCTGGAGCGGCCGAGCGGCGTCTGCCAGAGTCGTTAACAGCTCCTGGTTGACCTGGAAGTCTGTCAAGTCCAACAGGgcctgagaaaaaaacaaagagagttTCCACATTAGACATTATTCTGAGATGTactataaaacagaaaaataggATCCCTGTTTTCACTCCACAAGTGACAGGTGGAGGCGGTAGCTGCAGGTTGCTGTCAGAGGCTCCAGTTGAATGTTTGGCTGCAGGTGTCTGCCAGAGTCTGCAGCTGCAGGTTCCTGACGGAGGCTGATGATGGAGAAGCTGAGCGGATCTGCCAGACCTGCAGGCAAGGGCTGCGGGTCGCTGGCAGAGGCTTTCAGCTGGTTCCTGACGGACGCTAGAGATGGAGAAGCTGAGCGGATCTGCCAGACCTGCAGGCAAGGGCTGCGGGTCGCTGGCAGAGGCTTTCAGCTAGAGCGGCCGAGCTGCGTCTGCCAGAGTCGTTAACAGCTCCTGGTTGACCTGGAAGTCTGTCAAGTCCAACAGGgcctgagaaaaaaacaaagagagttTCCACATTAGACATTATTCTGAGATGTACTATAAGACAGAAAAATAGGGTCCCTGTTTTCACTCCACAAGTGACAGGTGGAGGCGGTAGCTGCAGGCTGCTGTCAGAGGCTCCAGTTGAATGTTTGGCTGCAGGTGTCTGCCAGAGTCTGCAGCTGCAGGTTCCTGACGGAGGCTGATGATGGAGAAGCTGAGCGGATCTGCCAGACCTGCAGGCAAGGGCTGCGGGTCGCTGGCAGAGGCTTTCAGCTGGAGCGGCTGAGCTGCAGGTTCCTGACGGAGGCTGGAGATGGAGAAGCTGAGCGGATCTGCCAGACCTGCAGGCAAGGGCTGCgggttgctggcagaggcttTCAGCTGGAGCGGCCGAGCGGCGTCTGCCACAGTCGTTAACAGCTCCTGGTTGACCTGGAAGTCTGTCAAGTCCAACAGGgcctgagaaaaaaacaaagagagttTCCACATTAGACATTATTCTGAGATTTACTATAAGACAGAAAAATAGAATCCCTGTTTTCACTCCACAAGTGACAGGTGGAGGCGGTAGCTGCAGGCTGCTGTCAGAGGCTCCAGTTGAATGTTTGGCTGCAGGTGTCTGCAGGGGGAGGTGGCAGCTGCAGGTTCCTGACGGAGGCTGATGATGGAGAAGCTGAGCGGATCTGCCAGACCTGCAGGCAAGGGCTGCGGGTCGCTGGCAGAGGCTTTCAGCTGGAGCGGCCGAGCTGCGTCTGCCACAGTCGTTAACAGCTCCTGGCTGACCTGGAAGTCTGTCAAGTCCAACAGGgcctgagaaaaaaacagagagtgTCCACATTAGACATTATTCTGAGATGTACTATAAGACAGAAAAATAGGATCCCTGTTTTCACTCCACAAGTGACAGGTGGAGGCGGTAGCTGCAGGCTGCTGTCAGAGGCTCCAGTTGAATGTTTGGCTGCAGGTGTCTGCAGGGGGAGGTGGCAGCTGCAGGTTCCTGACGG
This Epinephelus lanceolatus isolate andai-2023 chromosome 15, ASM4190304v1, whole genome shotgun sequence DNA region includes the following protein-coding sequences:
- the LOC117267464 gene encoding uncharacterized protein LOC117267464 — encoded protein: MASVLNLVPRPSATISSCSSVAPSSQPSTAPLPDDGPLLIHNSTVEEYQCIYHEVVDDMLRDPDGRLRPYSLALGRRIKQRLWERLERPTLTESVSEDGLVRVGASDGVEDHPPLYGVRFYQPIATTCSTYRRWTNISTSSL